One part of the Glycine max cultivar Williams 82 chromosome 14, Glycine_max_v4.0, whole genome shotgun sequence genome encodes these proteins:
- the LOC102665227 gene encoding protein MAIN-LIKE 1-like — protein MVKTRGLGRALGRVGAKGLGRGGDGDDTDKAEAAVAGDEPMVNAAAQATGAETDAQDTGVETDGDKPVGFLGGPRDSSVLTKYVDHVAGSVWSGQLCSHGKKVHNLGRPVPTIEDMVAGTGLSPLITCSMDIGDRGFISSSVERWHWETSSFHLPVGEVSITLDDVASLLHLPIVGAFHDSSLYAPTRRWYCWLSY, from the exons ATGGTTAAGACTAGAGGATTAGGTCGTGCATTAGGTAGGGTTGGTGCCAAAGGTTTGGGGAGAGGAGGGGATGGTGATGATACTGACA AGGCAGAGGCTGCTGTAGCTGGGGATGAGCCCATGGTAAATGCTGCTGCACAGGCCACCGGTGCAGAGACTGACGCACAGGATACCGGTGTAGAGACTGATGGGGACAAGCCTGTGGGATTTCTTGGTGGACCCAGGGACTCATCAGTGCTTACAAAGTATGTTGACCATGTTGCGGGCAGCGTATGGTCTGGACAG TTATGCTCCCATGGGAAGAAGGTGCATAACTTGGGCAGGCCTGTTCCTACAATTGAGGACATGGTTGCTGGGACAGGATTAAGTCCTTTGATCACGTGTTCGATGGACATCGGTGATCGGGGATTTATATCCTCCtctgtggagaggtggcactgGGAGACTTCTAGTTTCCATCTTCCTGTGGGGGAGGTGTCGATCACGCTGGACGACGTCGCATCTCTTCTCCATTTGCCTATCGTTGGCGCATTCCATGACTCCAGCCTCTATGCACCGACGAGGCGGTGGTACTGTTGGTTGAGTTACTGA